The following is a genomic window from Chania multitudinisentens RB-25.
GATCTGGCCGATGATATGGATATCCTGGCAGACAATTACAAGATTGTATTGAAAACCGATTCTGCCGACACCTTTAAACAGAGCCTGCAAAATATGCGTGCTGCGGTGTTGAATGCGCAGCAAGCCACGCCGCCCAAGTTGGAAAATAAAGCGCCCGATAGCGCTGAGATGCAAGATTTCCGGCACGGTATGACTACGCTGATCGGGCAGATCGATCAGTCACTGGCGCTGGCAAACGAGGGCAAGCTGGAAGAGGCGCGCAAAGTAGCGCAGGATTTCAAGCAAACCCGTGATACCAACCACAAGAAGTTCCGCTAACCCGTCATGGCGGGCGGTGCTTTTGCCGCCCGTTTATCCCCGCCGCGTTTCAAGTTAGCTGCATAACTCACCCGAATCACTGACTTGAATATGTGCAGCGGGGTTTATTGAGGCTCGCCCTTGCGGGCCAACGCCCCGCCACTCAACATTCTTCGGGCATTCATTCAGCGGTGATATTCACCCGCTGCTTCAGGCTGGTAAAGCAATTCCAGCACTTCAATCCGTGCTTCTTCGCCGTTCGGCAAGTGCCAATTGATCTGTTTACCCACGTGCATTCCCAGCAGGGCTGCGCCCAGCGGTGCCATTACAGACAGTTGTTCGTTGCTGTCTTTCAGCGAAGCCGGGTACACCAGCGTACGGATATGCTCTTCTGAGGTATGCAAATCACGGAAACGCACACGGCTGTTCATCGTAACGACGTAGGCAGGGATCTGCGATGGTGGCACAATATCGGCGCGATCCAGTTCGGCATTCAGCGCAGTCGCGACGTCGGTGTTGACAAAAGCAGGCTGTGCCAGCAGTGCATCCAGGCGTTCCGCATCCAGCTCATTAATGGTAATGGTTGGTCTGGTCATTCCACTCTCCAGTCAAATCAAAGAGCGCCCTTTCTGCGCTCATAAATTCGGAAAAACAACACAAAGCAACACCCCCGCGCCTTTGGGTACGGGGGTGTAAGAAATATCGACTTGTCCTACTGATAGTAGGCGGTTAAGCGCGGAAAAGAAAGAGATCCCGCTCACGAAGTTTTTTGTCGCGCCAATGGCCGTGGAAAACAGCAGTTCTTCTGCCGGTGGAGCTCATCGAAGCAAAGCCACGTTTTGCGAAATAGATCCCTAACTGCCACTCAATTTCCAGTTTGAACTGGAAAAAAACACGCTACACAGGTAATGCCCTTAAGGTTAGGGTAAAAGCATCCGATAAAGTGAATGTACCCGTCATACTTCAAGCCGCATGTGCGTTGACCGCCTTCCGGCAACTCGAATTATTGAGGGTATAACTCGATGGTGAGTTTGACGATTGACAGATGACTATCCGAATTCAGGGGTGACTGAAAAGTGAATGAAGGAACTGCTGCGGTAAATGAGTTGGAACAGGCGGATATCAGCAAAGCGGCGACGATCACCACGCAAGTGCTGGCAGATATCACGGCAATGTTGAATGCAGAGAATATTTATACCAATGCGGTGCAGCAGCAAATGCTGGAATCACATATTCGCGCCATGGTGTTGCGTTCAATAACCGGCGAGCCTTTGCCGGAAGTGGATAAATCGCTGTTTGATGAGATTTCTGCGGAATCCATGCAAATGGCAGAACGGGTAGTGGAGAAATTCGCCACGCTGCCGATTGAGGAAGCATATTTACTTTCTGTGCATTTTGAAGTGGCGAAAGATAACAACGCATAAATTCAATCAGGAGAAATACCATGAGTCAAATTACCGTCGTGATTGGCGATCGTTTGGGTAAAGGCCAGAAAGTGGGCCAAGGCGTTGAAAATGCTGGTGGAAAAGCGATTGTGATCCCCGGTGTGGCAGCAGATATGAAGTTGGGCGACGTGATGAAAGCGGAAAACGCGCAACTGGGTATCTCTTTTTGCGGCAGCGGCGGCGCAGGCGCCATTACTGCACAAACCAAGCATGGTTATAAAGCCAAATACGGTATGCGCTCGGTTGATGAAGGGATCACGGCCATTAATGAAGGTTACAACGTATTAGGCTTCGGTTTTATGGATAAAGAGGAGTTGGGTCAGCGGCTGGTGGAAGCCTATATCAAAAAATACGGCAACGCGTAATGAAAGAACAATATACCACGTCGGTAAAGGTGGAGGGTAAAGGCGACAGCAAAGCCAAAGCCTTTGCTTCCGCTTTGGCGAATGTGCAGGGCACGATATTAAGATCCACCAATAATGTTCTGCTGCGTATTGAACCGCAGGATGTCAGCGTATTAAAGGCGGAAGAGAAAACCACTAAAGAGAAATTTCTTTTTTTCTTTCTGCCACGTGAAAGAAAAAGTTATGCCGTTTCTCTGGAAATAACCGTGAACGTGACAATCATCAATACCGAAAAGGTGGTTTTTACCACCCAATAAAAACGTTATATCCGCCATCTTTCACGCTGTTGCGTTATTGGTTGTGAGCAGTCATTGCCGGGCAACAGGGTGGAAGCCATGGGGTATAGCATAAAAAGGGGATGTTAATGTTTTTAATCATCTTATTTAAGTCGATTATTATCGGCGGGCTGGTAGGTGTTGGCGTTGGAGCTGGCGCTGCACGTATGTTCCACGCCCCGACAACACAGGGTATGGGGGCTTTTCGCACCTTAGGCGAGCTGAATTCCTGCGAAGGCGATCCGGCTTCTCACTTCTCATTTGGTCTGGGCTTTTTCTTCAACGCCTGGGCGTCTTCCGTGGCGGCCGGTGCCTTCACGCAGGACGTTGATCACCGCATTATCCCCAACTGGGGCGCAGCGGCCTTGATGATCAAGAACCGCAATGTGGCCGAAACGCTGCACGATCCGAAAAAAATGGCGATTGCCTGCGGCATCATCGGCATCTTGGTCGTGACCTTCCTGAACACCACCGCTTCTGCCGTACCTGCGGCGTTGCAGGTAACCGCGATTAAGGTACTGGTGCCAGCGGCCAACCTATTGGTGAACACGGTGATGCCGGTGATCTTCTGGCTGGCGGCTATCGAGGCCGGTAAACGTTCCGGTTTCTGGGGCACCATCTTTGGTGGCCTGGCGCAGCTGATTATGGGCAACGCCGTACCAGGGCTGGTGCTGGGGATCCTGATCGGTAAAGGCGTAGAAGAAAGCGGCTGGAACAAAGTGACCAAGATCATGATGGCGGTGATTGTACTGCTGTTCGTGCTGAGTGGTTTCTTCCGTGGTTTCGATCTGAAATTACTTGAATCCTTTAGCCTTGGTGTTCCTGGCTGGCTGGATGCGATCCATAACACCCTGAGCGGTAAATAAGGAGCTGAATGATGGAAACACAATCTCAAAAAGGCTTCTGGTATGCCGATTGGTCGTTCCCGATTTTTGTTGGTTTGCTCTCGTCCGGCGTGTTCGCCGGGACACACATGTATTACCTGTACGGCATCGGTGCATTCAACGAAGTGGCCTTCGTTTCCATGCTGCGCGCCGGGATGGATACCGGGGTGTATGGTGCAGTGGCTGCGTTTGGGGCCAGCTTTCTGTTTGCCCGTATCATCGAAGGTTCACTGGTGGGGATCCTGGATATTGGCGGGGCGATCCAAACCGGTGTTGGCCTCGGCGTCCCGGCACTGTTACTGGGGGCTGGGATCATCTTCCCGGTGGCCAACTTTGCCGCGTCGCTAGTGACTGGCCTAGTCATTGGCTTGGCGATTGGTTATGTGATTATTCTGGCGCGTAAATTTACCATCAACCAGAGCAATTCCACGTATGGGGCCGATGTGATGATGGGCGCAGGCAACTCCTCCGGGCGTTTCCTGGGGCCGCTCATCATCCTGTCTGCCATGGCCGCGTCGATTCCTATTGGCGTGGGTTCTCTGCTGGGGGCACTGTTGTTCTATATCTGGGGCAAACCGATCACCGGTGGTGCGATCCTGGGGGCAATGATCTTAGGGGCGATTTTCCCGGTGGCGATTGCTTAACGTTGCGATGGGCACGCCTGATGGTGTGCCTGTCCAAAGGAGTAGCGAAGTATGTATGACCTAATCATCCGGCGCGCCAGACTGGTGGATGGCACCCTGACCGATGTGGCGATTCAAGGAGGAAAGATTGCCGCCGTGGGGCAGTTGGCGGTGGATGCCGGTGCGCACAGGCAGCAGGATCTGGCGGGGAATTATTACCTGAGCGCGGGCTGGATCGACTCGCACGTTCACTGCTATCCCTCTTCGCCGATTTATAACGACGAGCCGGATCGGGTTGGCGTTGCCAGCGGCGTAACCTCAGTGGTAGATGCGGGCAGTACCGGCACCGACGACATCGATGAATTCTATGCCCTGACGCGCAGTGCGAAAACCAACGTTTTTGCTTTCCTGAATATCTCCCGCATTGGTCTGCTGCGGCAGAATGAGCTGGCTGATATGGCGGATATCAATAAACAGGCAGTTAAAACCGCCATCGACGGCAAACCGGGTTTTGTCATCGGTATCAAAGCGCGTATGAGCAGCAGCGTGGTGGGCCAGAACGGTACCAAACCGCTGGTGCTGGCAAAAGAAATCCAGCAGGAAAACCATCAACTGCCTTTGATGGTGCATATCGGCAATAACCCGCCAGACCTGGATGAGATTGCCGATCTGCTGACTCAGGGCGATATCATTACCCATTGCTATAACGGTAAACCCAATCGCATTCTGACCCCTGCCGGCACGCTGCGTGAGTCGATCCAACGTGCGCTGAAGCGTGGGGTACTGCTTGATGTGGGCCACGGCACGGCCAGTTTCAGCTTTGAGGTTGCCAGGCAGGCGATTGCGCTGGGCATTTTCCCTCATACCATCAGTTCCGATATCTACTGCCGTAACCGCATGGCCGGCCCGGTCTACAGCCTGGCGACGGTGATGTCCAAATTCTTTACCGTCGGGCTTTCTTTGGCACAGGTTATTGACTGCGTAACAAAAAATGCCGCTGCGGCGCTGCGCCTGACCAGCAAGGGGCGTTTGGAGCCGGGGCTAGATGCCGATCTGACCCTGTTTGATATCCGCCAAGGGCCACAGGTGTTTGCCGATTCCGAAGGGGAGTCGGTTAACGGTGAACAGTTACTGATGCCGTTGGCCGCTGTAGTAGCCGGGGAAGTCCTATTAACCGATGAAGGGAAAGCCGCTCATGTCTTCAATCTATGAAAAATATAACTTAAAACAGGTTATCAATACTTCTGGCCGCATGACCATTCTTGGCGTTTCCACACCACGCCAGGACGTGGTTGATGCCGTGGATTACGGCCTGAATCATTACTTTGAAATCAAGGATCTGGTCAATAAAACCGGGGCCTATATTGCTGGCCTGCTGCAAGTGGAAGATGCAGTGATCGTCTCCTGTGCTTCCGCCGGTATTGCTCAGTCGGTAGCGGCGGTGATCGTCAAGGATAATG
Proteins encoded in this region:
- the cybC gene encoding cytochrome b562, which codes for MKKTWRVLAALTLLSASSMLMAADLADDMDILADNYKIVLKTDSADTFKQSLQNMRAAVLNAQQATPPKLENKAPDSAEMQDFRHGMTTLIGQIDQSLALANEGKLEEARKVAQDFKQTRDTNHKKFR
- the rnk gene encoding nucleoside diphosphate kinase regulator, with amino-acid sequence MTRPTITINELDAERLDALLAQPAFVNTDVATALNAELDRADIVPPSQIPAYVVTMNSRVRFRDLHTSEEHIRTLVYPASLKDSNEQLSVMAPLGAALLGMHVGKQINWHLPNGEEARIEVLELLYQPEAAGEYHR
- a CDS encoding glycine dehydrogenase, producing the protein MNEGTAAVNELEQADISKAATITTQVLADITAMLNAENIYTNAVQQQMLESHIRAMVLRSITGEPLPEVDKSLFDEISAESMQMAERVVEKFATLPIEEAYLLSVHFEVAKDNNA
- a CDS encoding glycine-rich SFCGS family protein gives rise to the protein MSQITVVIGDRLGKGQKVGQGVENAGGKAIVIPGVAADMKLGDVMKAENAQLGISFCGSGGAGAITAQTKHGYKAKYGMRSVDEGITAINEGYNVLGFGFMDKEELGQRLVEAYIKKYGNA
- a CDS encoding DUF4312 family protein gives rise to the protein MKEQYTTSVKVEGKGDSKAKAFASALANVQGTILRSTNNVLLRIEPQDVSVLKAEEKTTKEKFLFFFLPRERKSYAVSLEITVNVTIINTEKVVFTTQ
- a CDS encoding DUF4311 domain-containing protein; this encodes MFLIILFKSIIIGGLVGVGVGAGAARMFHAPTTQGMGAFRTLGELNSCEGDPASHFSFGLGFFFNAWASSVAAGAFTQDVDHRIIPNWGAAALMIKNRNVAETLHDPKKMAIACGIIGILVVTFLNTTASAVPAALQVTAIKVLVPAANLLVNTVMPVIFWLAAIEAGKRSGFWGTIFGGLAQLIMGNAVPGLVLGILIGKGVEESGWNKVTKIMMAVIVLLFVLSGFFRGFDLKLLESFSLGVPGWLDAIHNTLSGK
- a CDS encoding DUF4310 family protein; translated protein: METQSQKGFWYADWSFPIFVGLLSSGVFAGTHMYYLYGIGAFNEVAFVSMLRAGMDTGVYGAVAAFGASFLFARIIEGSLVGILDIGGAIQTGVGLGVPALLLGAGIIFPVANFAASLVTGLVIGLAIGYVIILARKFTINQSNSTYGADVMMGAGNSSGRFLGPLIILSAMAASIPIGVGSLLGALLFYIWGKPITGGAILGAMILGAIFPVAIA
- a CDS encoding amidohydrolase/deacetylase family metallohydrolase, which gives rise to MYDLIIRRARLVDGTLTDVAIQGGKIAAVGQLAVDAGAHRQQDLAGNYYLSAGWIDSHVHCYPSSPIYNDEPDRVGVASGVTSVVDAGSTGTDDIDEFYALTRSAKTNVFAFLNISRIGLLRQNELADMADINKQAVKTAIDGKPGFVIGIKARMSSSVVGQNGTKPLVLAKEIQQENHQLPLMVHIGNNPPDLDEIADLLTQGDIITHCYNGKPNRILTPAGTLRESIQRALKRGVLLDVGHGTASFSFEVARQAIALGIFPHTISSDIYCRNRMAGPVYSLATVMSKFFTVGLSLAQVIDCVTKNAAAALRLTSKGRLEPGLDADLTLFDIRQGPQVFADSEGESVNGEQLLMPLAAVVAGEVLLTDEGKAAHVFNL